A part of Brassica rapa cultivar Chiifu-401-42 chromosome A05, CAAS_Brap_v3.01, whole genome shotgun sequence genomic DNA contains:
- the LOC103874790 gene encoding probable serine/threonine-protein kinase At1g09600, producing MGCICSKGAAEEADDLSSHRHQKGKEYWNKSSSVQLIAPLPSSKDDFSHKAVDGSSGGGRRASGLIVPIDDSHEGKTTIIERPSRSHRGRRVSDNGKGGGLIISKVPRSAEADLIAAGWPYWLTSVAGEAIKGWVPRRADSFEKLDKIGQGTYSIVYKARDLETGQIVAMKKVRFANMDPESVRFMAREINILRKLDHPNVMKLKCLVTSKLSGSLHLVFDYMEHDLSGLALRPGVKFTEPQIKCFMKQLLCGLEHCHSRGILHRDIKGSNLLVNNDGVLKIGDFGLASFYNPDLEQPLTSRVVTLWYRAPELLLGSTDYGPGIDLWSVGCILAELFVGKPIMPGRTEVEQMHKIFKLCGSPSEDFWETTKFPQATSYRPQHPYKRVLLETFKNLPSSSLALLDRLLSVEPEKRCSASSTLLSEFFTTEPLPCHISSLPKYPPSKELDAKKRNEEAKRKKAEAVKWRGHESARRGGRDSKVTPEFMASGHSNVSINTPYGFKKENGRGKLFSASSSVIHPSLTATLNKNKSSRISVGEVRANRSNNVPVITGGYSSSSSQKESVPSREPTTRYMRKKNRMHCSGPLMPPGGNIEDMMKDHERRIQEAVRKSRLEKSVTKKSVKACA from the exons atgggcTGCATTTGCTCGAAAGGAGCAGCAGAGGAAGCAGACGATCTTTCATCTCATCGTCATCAGAAAGGAAAAGAGTATTGGAACAAATCTTCCTCGGTGCAACTGATTGCTCCTCTGCCTTCAAGTAAAGATGATTTCTCGCACAAAGCGGTAGATGGAAGCTCTGGTGGTGGACGAAGAGCGAGCGGTTTGATTGTTCCTATAGATGATAGTCACGAGGGTAAAACAACGATCATAGAGAGACCTTCGAGGTCTCATCGAGGAAGAAGAGTTTCAGACAATGGCAAAGGAGGAGGATTGATTATTTCGAAAGTACCTCGTAGCGCAGAAGCAGATCTTATTGCAGCTGGATGGCCTTATTGGTTAACCTCTGTTGCAGGGGAAGCCATAAAAGGTTGGGTTCCTCGCCGTGCAGATTCCTTTGAGAAGCTTGACAAA atagGTCAAGGGACTTATAGTATTGTGTATAAGGCTCGGGATCTTGAGACGGGCCAAATAGTGGCGATGAAGAAGGTGCGGTTTGCTAACATGGATCCGGAAAGTGTGAGGTTTATGGCTAGAGAAATCAACATTTTGCGCAAACTAGATCATCCAAATGTTATGAAGCTTAAGTGTCTTGTCACTTCAAAGCTATCAGGTAGCTTGCATCTTGTTTTTGATTACATGGAGCATGATCTTTCAGGTCTCGCCCTTAGGCCTGGTGTCAAATTCACCGAGCCACAG ATCAAGTGTTTTATGAAACAACTTCTTTGTGGACTTGAGCATTGTCATAGCCGCGGAATTCTTCACCGTGACATCAAGGGTTCGAACCTTTTGGTGAACAATGATGGTGTTCTCAAGATTGGAGATTTTGGTCTAGCCAGTTTTTATAATCCGGATCTTGAACAGCCGCTCACTAGCCGTGTAGTCACATTGTGGTATAGAGCACCTGAGCTTCTACTGGGATCTACAGACTATGGACCAGGCATTGATCTCTGGAGCGTTGGTTGCATTCTAGCAGAACTCTTTGTAGGTAAACCAATCATGCCAGGAAGAACTGAG GTGGAGCAAATGCATAAGATCTTTAAGCTGTGCGGTTCACCATCCGAAGACTTTTGGGAAACAACAAAGTTCCCACAGGCGACAAGTTACAGACCGCAACATCCTTATAAGCGTGTCCTACTAGAAACGTTCAAGAACTTACCATCTTCTTCTCTAGCTCTACTTGATAGGCTTTTATCTGTAGAACCAGAGAAAAGATGCTCAGCTTCTTCTACTCTATTGAGTGAG TTCTTTACAACCGAGCCACTCCCTTGTCACATCTCAAGTTTGCCCAAGTATCCTCCAAGCAAGGAACTTGATGCAAAGAAGCGCAATGAAGAAGCAAAAAG GAAGAAAGCAGAAGCGGTGAAGTGGCGTGGACACGAATCTGCGAGAAGAGGTGGAAGAGACTCCAAGGTAACACCGGAGTTCATGGCTTCAGGGCACTCTAATGTCTCAATCAACACCCCATATGGGTTCAAGAAAGAGAATGGAAGAGGAAAGCTCTTTTCTGCTTCAAGTTCAGTGATCCATCCAAGCTTAACCGCAACATTGAATAAGAATAAAAGCTCTAGGATCAGTGTAGGAGAGGTGAGAGCTAATCGTTCCAACAATGTGCCTGTTATAACAGGGGGCTACTCATCTAGCTCTTCGCAAAAGGAAAGTGTACCATCACGAGAACCCACAACG AGATATATGCGAAAGAAGAACAGAATGCACTGTTCGGGTCCGTTGATGCCTCCTGGTGGCAACATTGAAGACATGATGAAAGATCACGAGAGACGAATCCAAGAAGCTGTACGCAAGTCCCGCCTTGAGAAATCTGTAACAAAGAAATCTGTCAAAGCATGTGCTTAA